A genomic segment from Streptomyces sp. NBC_01233 encodes:
- the infC gene encoding translation initiation factor IF-3: MWCYRGGSISTEPRINDRIRVPEVRLVGPSGEQVGIVPLAKALELAQEYDLDLVEVAASARPPVCKLMDYGKFKYESAMKAREARKNQAHTVIKEMKLRPKIDPHDYDTKKGHVVRFLKQGDKVKITIMFRGREQSRPELGYRLLQRLASDVEDLGFIESNPKQDGRNMIMVLGPHKKKTEAMAEAREAQAARKAERQGVAHADDEAPSEEAAVEAEETTEVASADVTEAPADGTDAEA, translated from the coding sequence TGCTACCGAGGAGGATCCATCAGCACCGAGCCCCGCATCAACGACCGGATTCGCGTTCCCGAGGTACGGCTTGTCGGTCCCAGCGGCGAGCAGGTCGGCATCGTGCCGCTTGCCAAGGCGCTTGAGCTCGCGCAGGAGTACGACCTCGACCTGGTCGAGGTCGCGGCGTCCGCACGCCCGCCGGTCTGCAAGCTCATGGACTACGGCAAGTTCAAGTACGAGTCGGCCATGAAGGCCCGTGAGGCGCGCAAGAACCAGGCGCACACGGTCATCAAGGAAATGAAGCTCCGGCCGAAGATCGACCCGCACGACTATGACACCAAGAAGGGTCACGTCGTTCGGTTCCTCAAGCAGGGCGACAAGGTCAAGATCACGATCATGTTCCGTGGTCGCGAGCAGTCCCGGCCGGAACTCGGCTACCGACTGCTGCAGCGTCTCGCTTCGGACGTCGAGGACCTCGGGTTCATCGAGTCGAACCCGAAGCAGGACGGCCGAAACATGATCATGGTCCTCGGTCCGCACAAGAAGAAGACCGAGGCGATGGCCGAAGCCCGCGAGGCGCAGGCCGCCCGCAAGGCCGAGCGCCAGGGTGTCGCCCACGCCGACGACGAGGCTCCTTCCGAGGAAGCCGCCGTCGAGGCTGAGGAGACCACCGAGGTCGCCTCCGCCGACGTCACCGAGGCCCCCGCCGACGGTACGGACGCCGAGGCCTGA